In the genome of Anabaena cylindrica PCC 7122, the window GCGAGAATTTTGAAGTTTTACCTGATAATCGAGGCTTTACTCTGCGGGTTCACTATAGCCTTTCCCAACTACCTAATAATTATTATATACCCAGATTAGCAGATGATCGGGTGGGATATTTTCTCACTGCACATCAAGATTTATCTATAGATGATCGTAATGATCCTTTTGTGCGTTATATTAATCGCTGGAATTTAGAAAAACAAGATCCTACAGCCGCAATTTCTCCACCTAAAAAGCCGATTGTTTTCTGGATTGATAACGCCGTACCTTTTGAATATCGTGATGCTATTAAAGAAGGCGTATTAATGTGGAATCAAGCCTTTTTGAAAGCGGGATTTAAAAATGCAATTGAAGTCCGACAAATGCCCGATAATCCTACATGGGATGCTGCGGATATTCGTTACAATACAATTCGCTGGATTAATACAATAGATGGATATTTTGCTATGGGACCATCTCGTGTTAATCCATTAACTGGAGAAATTTTAGATGCAGATATTATTGTTGATGCGAGTTTTTTGCGGGCATTAAAAAACGAATATCGTCAAATTGTTTTACCCAACAAAACAAAAATTCGTACTTCCTTATCAGCATTGATGGAAAATGGACTACTTTGTGGAAAAAGTGATAAAACTACCAAAGGATTAAGGGGTAATTTATCCAAACTAGCAGGAGAGTATGATTTATGCTACGGAATAGAAGCTGCTAATCAATTTGCTTTTGGTTCTTTAGCAATGTCTCTGTTACCAAATATTACTCCTACTAAACAACAGGTGCAGGATTATATCCATCAATATTTACGTTTAATTATTGCCCATGAAGTTGGTCATACTTTAGGTTTGCGTCATAATTTTCGTGGTAGTACTCTCTTACCACCAGAGGAAATGAATAATCGTGAAATCACCCGCAGTAAAGGCTTAACAGCTTCGGTGATGGATTATGTTCCACCAAATATAGCTCCTTATGGGACTCAACAAGGAGATTATTTTCCTGATATGGTGGGAAGCTATGATCAATGGGCAATTCAGTATGGTTATACTCCTACTCAAGCTAAAACTCCCATTGCAGAAAAACCATTTTTAGAACAAATTGCTAAACAATCAGAAAACCCAGATTTGAGTTATTCTCCAGATGAAGATGTATCTAGTATTGACCCTACATCGGCCCCTTGGGATAATAGTAATAATGTGCTAATTTATTCAAAATGGCAGTTGAATAATTCTCGTTTGATGTGGGAAAAATTAAATAAAGGTCATTCAATTGAGGGAGATAGTTACAGCGATTTAAGCGAAAAATTTAGCACTATATTTGGTAATTATTTACAGCAATTATACTATACAAGTAAATACATTGGGGGGCAGTCTTTTTACCGTGTTCATCCTGGAGACAGCAAAAAACGTTTACCATTTGTATCAGTACCTGTAGAGCAACAAAGGCAGGCATTAGCAACGCTGCAAGAGTATGTATTTGCTGAAGATGCATTGAAATTTTCACCAGAACTACTCAATAAATTAGCACCTTCTCGTTGGTACCATTGGGGTAGTAATCCGAAGATGGGACGTTTAGATTATCCAGTACATGATTTAGTTTTATTTGTGCAAAGTATAGTGTTGAGTGATTTACTTTCAAGCGATCGCTTATCACGTCTTAAGGATATTGAACTCAAAAGCGCAAAAGGAGAAGCACTGGCTTTACCTGAGTTATTTGATACCTTACAAACTGGGATTTGGACAGAAGTTTTAAAACCGAAAGGTAAATTAGAAATTTCTAGTTTGCGAAGGGGTTTACAACGACAATATGTGAACTTCTTAACAGCGATGGTATTACGGAAAGTAGACGTACCAGAAGATGGTCGCACATTAGCTTGGTATAAACTCAAACAATTAGATCAGCAACTCCGGCGAGTGAAGTCTGATGATGAATATACTAAAGCTCATTTACTAGAAACACGCGATCGCATCGAAAAAACTTTAAATGCACCATTGCAGGGAAATTAACAATCACAATTCCCTTACCAGCTAACAGTTTCATCTCGATAAAATGAATAGACGGTAGGGGTTTCCTCCGACCTTCTCAATCAATCATATTGCCTTATAAATCATGACTCAAGCATTAGATTTCATCAAATTTTCCCCCAAAACAGACTCAGCACCAAACGCTTTAATTGTCACCTTACATGGTTGGGGTGCAAATGCTCAGGATGTTGAAGATTTAGTCCCTTATATCAACCTACCTGATTATGAATTTTTACTTCCCAATGCCCCTTATCCATATCCTCATTCTCCCACCGGTAGAGCGTGGTATGACTTGCGAGATGAAAATATGTATGCAGGATTGATAGAAAGTCGGCAATTATTAATAGATTGGTTACAATCTTTAGAGAGTACTACAGGTGTGCCGTTATCGCGGACTATTTTGAGTGGGTTTTCTCAAGGTGGGGCGATGACTTTAGATGTCGGATTAACCTTACCCTTAGCTGGTTTAGTGGTAATGAGTGGGTATTTACATCCTGGGATAGAAACTCTGAATAAAACCAGCTTTCCACCCACATTAATCATGCATGGCAGACAAGACCAAGTTGTACCTTTACAAGCTGCTATCAAGGCTAGAGAAGTAGCCCAATCTCTAGGAGTCGATGTAGAATATCATGAATTTGACATGGGGCATGAAATTAATTTACAAATGTTAGAAGTACTACGAACTTTTGTGATCAAGACAATTGGTTAGCTAAAGTTACAAATATTTTACAAATTGGGTGAGAAATCAGCCAAATTTTAACAATTTTGTTGCCCACTAATGAGTAAGATAGATTGGGTGGAAGCGTTTAGTGCAAATCCACCTCAAGCTGAATGCGAACGCTGCAAAAGGGAGGGGCAAGCATTATGACAACTCTAAGCATTTCCAGAAAAGATATTGCTGCTATGACAGCAACAGAAGTACAAGATTTGGCTACGCGTCTGGAATTGGATAATTACAGCAATGCTTTTGAGGGTTTAAATGATTGGCATCTACTGCGAGCAATCGCGTTTCAGCGTCCAGAATTAGTTGAACCCTTTATCCATCTTTTAGATTTAGAAGCCTACGACGAAGCCTAGAGATTTGAAGTAAAAATTTAGGGGTTAATCAGGGTTTGCTATCGCTAAACCCTGATTTTGCACGTATTAGACAACTTATATGCTCTTACCTTGAGCAGCAAGTCTAATCAAACTGTTACTAACATATCGTTGATAATTCTATTCAACCAACGCCTAAATAATTTCTTTGGTATCATTATTCATGATATCCAATTTTGTCTAAGTTTTTAGGAGTGTTTGTCATAATGGTAACAAATAAACTCAATAATCAACAGATGGAATTACTAGATCAAGAAGATGATGTAAATGATGATTTTAATTTTGAACAAGAAGATGAGGATGAAAATTTAGAACCATTTGATCCAACAAAAATTAGGGTTAAAACTAAACCCATGACAATGGATCTGTTACTTAAAAGAATTGAATATGATGAAATTGACCTAGCTCCTGATTTTCAGCGACAATCTGATATTTGGACACTTAAAGCGAAAAGTCGCTTAATTGAATCTCTTTTAATTCGGATTCCACTTCCAGCTTTTTATATAGATGCTACTAATGATGATAAATGGATAATTATAGATGGTTTACAAAGAATTAGTACATTCAAAAGTTTTATTCTAGATAAAGCTCTTAAATTAACTGGATTACAATTTCTAACAGATTTAGAAAAAAATAAGTATGATGATTTACCTCGTCATTATCAAAGACGAATAGATGAAACAGAATTAACAGTTTATTTAATTGAACCTGGAACTCCTTCAGAAGTAAAATATAATATTTTTGAAAGAGTTAACACCGGAGGATTACCTCTTAATCCTCAAGAACTTCGTCAAGCAATGAACCCTGGACAAGCTATAAAGATTCTAAAAAAACTAGCTAATTTACCAGAATTTGAAAGAGTAACAACTTTAAGTAAAAAGAAAAAACAACGTATGGATGACCATGAATTTATACTTGGTTTTATAGCTTTTACTTTAAATAATTATGAAGAATATCCAGTACGCAAAGGTCGCAAATATTTTTTACATGAAGCCATGAAACAATTAAATAAGATAGATTCTAATTTGACAGATAAAATAGTAAATAATTTTACTATAACAATGAAGACAGCTTATAATATTTTTGGAGATTCCGCTTTTCGTAAATCCCAGAGATCACCTGTCAATAAATCTCTTTTTGAAGCATGGTCAGTTAGTTTCAGTAAATTAAATTCGCAAGAAATTGATATATTGATTAATCACAAAGAAATTTTAAAAGAAAAGTTCATCGAAAAAATGCAAAAGGATAATGATTTCAATAAATCTATATCTCAAGCTGCTAGTAAAGTTAAATATCGATTTGAACAAATTAATCAAATAGTTCAAGAGGTCTTATTATGCTAAGTTCTTTAAATTTGAAAAATTTTAAACCATTTGAAAATCAGTCTTTTTCTTTAAAACCATTAACACTACTTGCTGGATTAAATAGCACCGGTAAATCTTCTTTAATTCAATCTCTATTACTACTTCGTCAATCCTCTCAACAGAATGATCTATTAGATAGGGTAGGTTTAGCACTAAATGGTGATTTAGTTTCTATAGGTACAGCCCAAGATGCTCTATTTAAGAGAGCAAAAGAAGATTCAATGACTTTGGAAATTGGAATAAATAATAATATTAAAGGTACTTGGGTTTTCAATTATGATCGTCAAGCAGATATAATGCAAGTATCTTCGTTGTCAAATGCTGATGCAGAAATTTATAATTCAAGTCTTTTTACAGATAATTTCCATTACTTAAAAGCAGAAAGAATAGCACCTAGAAATTATTTTCCAATGTCTGACTTTCAAGTCAAACAACATCAACAACTTGGAAGTCAAGGCGAATTTACTATTCACTTTTTATCTATCAATGAATTTAAAATAATTCCTCATCATCAACTATTACATCCATCAGCACAGTCTGATAATTTAAAAAATCAAGTTGAGGCTTGGTTAGGAGAAATTAGTCCGGGAACAAGAGTTGATCTCGAACTCCATTCTACAATGGATTTAGCAAATTTACAGTATTCTTATGAAGACAATAATTCTTATCGTTCAAGTAATGTAGGGTTTGGTATTACTTATATTTTACCAATTCTTGTTGCTTTATTATCTGCTACTTCAGATACATTAATTTTGTTAGAGAACCCAGAAGCTCATCTTCATCCTAGAGGACAATCTAAGATGGGAGAACTAATTGCATTAGCAGCAAATTGTGGTATTCAAATAATATTAGAAACTCATAGCGATCATGTTCTCAATGGTATTCGTAAAGCAGTACGTCATCAGAAAGTTGATGCTCAAAAAGTGCAAATTAACTACTTTGAAAGATATTTAAAAAAAGGACAACCCATCACAGAAATTATTACTCCTCGCATTTATCCCGATGGAGGAATTGATAAGTGGCCAGACGGTTTTTTTGATCAAGCTGAAAAAGATTTAATGGATTTACTATAAATAGGGTTCTACTATCAATGCACTTTTTAATTAATGAACTTTCTTTTGTTGGACAAGCTGCCAATGATTATGAAGCTGATGAATTAATGAAAACCATTTTTAAAATAATTGCAGAAATAAGTGTTCTCCAAAATGATGATCCAATTCAAACTCATAGTAGTTTCGCTTCTCAAAATATAACCCCTGAATTAACTGTAAGTCAATGGATTTTTAAACAGAAAAATTCAAAAAATTCTGATCAACAAAAAATTGCTAGGATTTTACTAATACTTTTAAGTAAAGGTCCTTTTATAGATGTACAAGGTTTAATAGATGATTGTAAGTGTTTTCATCAAAAAAAATGTGTTTCATCAACTTCATTAGCTGGTGCTGCTGTGCTTAAAGGGGTATTAATTAGTTTGCAAAATAATTCTGATTTTAGTAACGAAAATATTGAAGTTGAATTTCAGAAATGTACAAATCCTTGTGAAAATATAATTATCAAAAACTTAACTAAAATTAAACACGCTATAAGAATATGTCCTCGTTATAAACTTCATTCTAAACATGATCTTTTAGGTTATTGGGAAAATGCTACTCCTATGGATTTAAGAAATGAAGAAGCTCAAAAAGTTTTAAACAGTTCTATAGGGAATAGTAATGAAAATAGTGAAAAACGTTATGGATTTCATAAGGAAAAACATCAATTTTATGTGTTTCATTCAGATAATAGTTTTGATGAACAAGGTTATCCAACTTATCATGGCTTTCCAATCCCTGAAAATCAAGTTCCTGCTGAAATACTAATTAAAATAAAGAGATAATGCCATTTTTTTTAAATCCCAAATCCAGACGGGTTCTGATTGCTGTAGGCGGCGGTATAGCCGCCTATAAAGTTTGTGAATTGGTTTCTACTCTGTTTAAATCTGGGGTAGAAGTGCGAGTCATTCTTACTAAATCTGCTCAAGAATTTATCACGCCTTTGACTTTAGCTACTTTATCTCGTCATCGCGCTTATACTAATGATGATTTCTGGCAACCAATTTATTCTCGTCCACTACATATCGAGTTGGGCGAGTGGGCTGATTTAATTGTGATTGCGCCTTTAACTGCTAATACTTTGGCGAAGTTAGCTTATGGTATGGCGGATAATTTGCTAACAAATACTGTTTTGGCTTCTACTTGTCCCGTTTTGTTAGCACCAGCGATGAATACGGATATGTGGGAACAGGTGGCAGTGCAAAGGAATTGGCTACAGTTATTGACAGATGTTAGATTTTATGGTATTGGAACGGGATCTGGTTTGTTGGCGTGCGATCGCATCGGTGCTGGTAGAATGGCAGAACCCGCAGAAATATTTGTTTATATTCAATCTTTACTACACACCCAAGGAACCAGAGATTTAGCCGGAAAGCAGGTTTTAATCAGCACTGGGGGAACGCGAGAATATTTAGATCCTGTGCGATTTATTGGCAATCCCTCAACGGGTAAAATGGGTTTAGCATTGGCACAAGCAGCACTGCACAGAGGCGCAAAAGTAATATTAGTCCATTGCCCAGCAAGTTGGGATGTACCTTTGGGAGTGGAAGCTATTGAGGTAGTTAGTGCAGATCAAATGCAGCAGGTGATGTTAGAACGTTTAGCCAATGCAGATATCATTGTTATGTCTGCCGCAGTTGCAGACGTAAAGCCTAAAGAATATAGTACCGAAAAATTGCCCAAGCGATCGCTCCCCGAAAATCTACCACTAGCACCAGTACCGGATATTGTTGCTGAAATCGGAAATCGCAAACAACCCCATCAATTATTAATTGGTTTTGCAGCACAAACAGGGGATATTATTACACCTGCGCGGGAAAAATTGCAAAGAAAGAAATTAGATGCAATTGTAGCGAATCCTATTGATAAAGTTGATAGTGGTTTTGGGAGTGATAATAATCAAGCGGTGTTGTTAGATATGTCAGGGAGAGAGGTAGAAATTGCGGCTTGTTCTAAGTTAGAAATGGCGCATTATTTGTTTGATTTTATTATTAGATGATTGGGAAAAGTCAACAAACAACCAAACTGAACAAATATAAATCATAAAAAGTTTACCCTTCTTCTAATATTCAGCTAGGGAGTGAATTTCTTAGCATCATCTATACGTTTACAAAATAAAGAAGCCATAACTAAATATTCAAAAGCTTTTTGAGGATCTTCAGATTTTGCAGGATTATGTGCTAAAGGATTCCGAACTCCTTTAATAAATCCTTTTAACATATCCATAAATCCAATTTGTTCATTTTTTAGGGTTTCAGTAGATAAGTCACTAAATGAAAGAATTGGATTAGTGACTCCAAAAGTTTTATCAATCAAAGTAGCCCCATCTAATGTTAAACCTGTTTTATCTCTAATATATTGATTAATAGCTTTAATAGCAGCTTCAATTGATTGATGATAGTAGCCATCAAGATATAATTTACTCGATGCGTTTTGAATCTCAAGATGTAAGTAATTGAGATAAGAGTTTATTAAGTCATCAACAGTATTTGCTTGAATTTCATAATTCAAATTTGAAATTAAATCATTATTTGGATATTCTGATTCTAAAACAGATATAATTTTTTCTAATTTACTACAAATTTGATGATATAGTAAATTTAAAGATTTTATGTCATGAGAAGAACCAAAATACCTTTCTATTGTCGTTAAAAAAATAGTATTTTCTCCAAAAAGCTTATTGGCAAAATAAATAATGTAAGGTTTTAAAATTAAATACTTTGCTGACATTTGTTTAGATTCAATTTTTATCAATAACTCAAATTGATTTACCAAAGGATTTTTATTAATTAATTTCTTAGGGTATAAATATTGGTAATAAGATTCATAAAAAGAATCAATAGACTTTTTAAAATTAATCATTTCAGAGAGTAATAGTTTAGCGTCCATACTGTGATTTAGTTAAAATAGCTATCATACTAAAATTTATAAACAGTGTAAATAGTATAAAACAAAGTACTTTATAAACCAATACAGTTAAGTTCTGCCTAAAATTCAACTTCTACATTGGTTGGGTTGTAGTCTGCTTCCCCAAAAGGGTGGAACAAAACCCAACCACACAAGAAGACTTTCAACCCCGTCACATCCTATAGAATAGAAGCCTGAGTAGTAACTAGGTAAATACTAATGATTCGAGAAAAAGAGTTATTAACAAAGTGGCGTTCCCTACCACAAGATAAACAGGAGGAAGTTTTAGAGTTTCTGGAATTTCTTTATTTCAAAAACTCTGCAAATAAACCTCCTCTGGCAGAACGTTTGCGAAAGATTCAGTCTAGAATAGTTGCGTTTGGAAAGCCTTTATTAAATGAAGAGGAAATAGAAAAGGAACTTGCTAGTTGCAGAGGTGGACTAGACTAATGCAAAAATATCAATTAAAGGAGAAGCATAGCCTTTTCTCTCCTCCTCTGCATCTGAAGTGTGAGACTTACCCCCTTACTTCACCTTGTAACCACCCTTCCAAATCAACCAAAGTAGAGAAATCCAACAAAGCATCACCTAACGCTTCCAACCTTTCCAGCGATAAAGCCTGAATTTTGGACAGAAGCAAATCGGGAATATTACCCAATCGGCGATT includes:
- a CDS encoding AAA family ATPase, whose product is MLSSLNLKNFKPFENQSFSLKPLTLLAGLNSTGKSSLIQSLLLLRQSSQQNDLLDRVGLALNGDLVSIGTAQDALFKRAKEDSMTLEIGINNNIKGTWVFNYDRQADIMQVSSLSNADAEIYNSSLFTDNFHYLKAERIAPRNYFPMSDFQVKQHQQLGSQGEFTIHFLSINEFKIIPHHQLLHPSAQSDNLKNQVEAWLGEISPGTRVDLELHSTMDLANLQYSYEDNNSYRSSNVGFGITYILPILVALLSATSDTLILLENPEAHLHPRGQSKMGELIALAANCGIQIILETHSDHVLNGIRKAVRHQKVDAQKVQINYFERYLKKGQPITEIITPRIYPDGGIDKWPDGFFDQAEKDLMDLL
- the isiD gene encoding protein IsiD → MTTLSISRKDIAAMTATEVQDLATRLELDNYSNAFEGLNDWHLLRAIAFQRPELVEPFIHLLDLEAYDEA
- a CDS encoding TIGR02391 family protein; its protein translation is MDAKLLLSEMINFKKSIDSFYESYYQYLYPKKLINKNPLVNQFELLIKIESKQMSAKYLILKPYIIYFANKLFGENTIFLTTIERYFGSSHDIKSLNLLYHQICSKLEKIISVLESEYPNNDLISNLNYEIQANTVDDLINSYLNYLHLEIQNASSKLYLDGYYHQSIEAAIKAINQYIRDKTGLTLDGATLIDKTFGVTNPILSFSDLSTETLKNEQIGFMDMLKGFIKGVRNPLAHNPAKSEDPQKAFEYLVMASLFCKRIDDAKKFTP
- a CDS encoding zinc-dependent metalloprotease, whose translation is MNKITFYIVLLQSLFLGMGSTNAQSLPINRLKAVIETGFKPGKATESTLPASQVWVINQDQQVQKQPFMWVVKDPHQARQQPFLQAAKTPKKPGSSTKPSPEDGLESFDEVVKDSQKLEGLFTLYRQKEKNKIYLEIKPEQLQKNFLATATLESGIGEGGIYSGMPLQDFLFYFQRVDNNLHFVVRNVNFRTRQGDPQARSLARSFSDSVLYTIPIKSINSERKTILIDLGDLLLTDLAGLSVNLELTSNSEQTYFGNAKAFPHNLEIESIFNFSNNSGGKNESENFEVLPDNRGFTLRVHYSLSQLPNNYYIPRLADDRVGYFLTAHQDLSIDDRNDPFVRYINRWNLEKQDPTAAISPPKKPIVFWIDNAVPFEYRDAIKEGVLMWNQAFLKAGFKNAIEVRQMPDNPTWDAADIRYNTIRWINTIDGYFAMGPSRVNPLTGEILDADIIVDASFLRALKNEYRQIVLPNKTKIRTSLSALMENGLLCGKSDKTTKGLRGNLSKLAGEYDLCYGIEAANQFAFGSLAMSLLPNITPTKQQVQDYIHQYLRLIIAHEVGHTLGLRHNFRGSTLLPPEEMNNREITRSKGLTASVMDYVPPNIAPYGTQQGDYFPDMVGSYDQWAIQYGYTPTQAKTPIAEKPFLEQIAKQSENPDLSYSPDEDVSSIDPTSAPWDNSNNVLIYSKWQLNNSRLMWEKLNKGHSIEGDSYSDLSEKFSTIFGNYLQQLYYTSKYIGGQSFYRVHPGDSKKRLPFVSVPVEQQRQALATLQEYVFAEDALKFSPELLNKLAPSRWYHWGSNPKMGRLDYPVHDLVLFVQSIVLSDLLSSDRLSRLKDIELKSAKGEALALPELFDTLQTGIWTEVLKPKGKLEISSLRRGLQRQYVNFLTAMVLRKVDVPEDGRTLAWYKLKQLDQQLRRVKSDDEYTKAHLLETRDRIEKTLNAPLQGN
- a CDS encoding DUF262 domain-containing protein — protein: MVTNKLNNQQMELLDQEDDVNDDFNFEQEDEDENLEPFDPTKIRVKTKPMTMDLLLKRIEYDEIDLAPDFQRQSDIWTLKAKSRLIESLLIRIPLPAFYIDATNDDKWIIIDGLQRISTFKSFILDKALKLTGLQFLTDLEKNKYDDLPRHYQRRIDETELTVYLIEPGTPSEVKYNIFERVNTGGLPLNPQELRQAMNPGQAIKILKKLANLPEFERVTTLSKKKKQRMDDHEFILGFIAFTLNNYEEYPVRKGRKYFLHEAMKQLNKIDSNLTDKIVNNFTITMKTAYNIFGDSAFRKSQRSPVNKSLFEAWSVSFSKLNSQEIDILINHKEILKEKFIEKMQKDNDFNKSISQAASKVKYRFEQINQIVQEVLLC
- a CDS encoding alpha/beta hydrolase, whose translation is MTQALDFIKFSPKTDSAPNALIVTLHGWGANAQDVEDLVPYINLPDYEFLLPNAPYPYPHSPTGRAWYDLRDENMYAGLIESRQLLIDWLQSLESTTGVPLSRTILSGFSQGGAMTLDVGLTLPLAGLVVMSGYLHPGIETLNKTSFPPTLIMHGRQDQVVPLQAAIKAREVAQSLGVDVEYHEFDMGHEINLQMLEVLRTFVIKTIG
- the coaBC gene encoding bifunctional phosphopantothenoylcysteine decarboxylase/phosphopantothenate--cysteine ligase CoaBC — protein: MPFFLNPKSRRVLIAVGGGIAAYKVCELVSTLFKSGVEVRVILTKSAQEFITPLTLATLSRHRAYTNDDFWQPIYSRPLHIELGEWADLIVIAPLTANTLAKLAYGMADNLLTNTVLASTCPVLLAPAMNTDMWEQVAVQRNWLQLLTDVRFYGIGTGSGLLACDRIGAGRMAEPAEIFVYIQSLLHTQGTRDLAGKQVLISTGGTREYLDPVRFIGNPSTGKMGLALAQAALHRGAKVILVHCPASWDVPLGVEAIEVVSADQMQQVMLERLANADIIVMSAAVADVKPKEYSTEKLPKRSLPENLPLAPVPDIVAEIGNRKQPHQLLIGFAAQTGDIITPAREKLQRKKLDAIVANPIDKVDSGFGSDNNQAVLLDMSGREVEIAACSKLEMAHYLFDFIIR